One Cryomorphaceae bacterium DNA segment encodes these proteins:
- a CDS encoding sigma-54-dependent Fis family transcriptional regulator, whose product MPEVLIIDDERSIRSALREMLEYEKFNVDEAEDGKAGLEQLNKKKYDLVLCDIKMPKMDGLEVLEKILEREDDIPVIMISGHGNIETAVEALKKGAYDFIEKPFDLNRILVSVRNAFDRTTLVEETKVLKKKINKSKGFDIIGESQAIADIREMIAKVAPSDARVLITGGNGSGKELVARQIHQQSARVEAPFVEVNCAAIPSELIESELFGHEKGAFTSAIKQRKGKFEQADGGTLFLDEIGDMSLSAQAKVLRALQENRINRVGGDKDITVNVRVLAATNKDLRKEISDGKFREDLFHRLSVILIHVPSLNERKDDIPVLTEYFVDQLVEEQGLLKKTFTPEAIEALQEVNWTGNIRELRNIIERLLILGGKEVSASDVKTYANPAVA is encoded by the coding sequence ATGCCCGAAGTACTGATCATTGACGACGAAAGAAGCATTCGCAGTGCGCTGCGCGAGATGCTTGAGTATGAAAAATTCAACGTAGATGAGGCCGAGGACGGCAAAGCCGGACTGGAACAACTCAACAAGAAGAAATACGACCTCGTGCTATGCGACATCAAGATGCCCAAAATGGACGGGCTGGAGGTGTTGGAAAAAATTCTGGAGCGCGAGGATGACATTCCGGTTATCATGATTTCGGGCCACGGCAACATTGAGACTGCCGTAGAAGCCCTCAAAAAAGGGGCCTACGATTTTATCGAAAAGCCATTTGACCTCAATCGCATACTGGTATCGGTGCGGAATGCATTTGACCGCACCACGCTGGTTGAGGAAACCAAGGTACTCAAGAAAAAAATCAACAAGAGCAAGGGCTTCGACATTATTGGCGAGTCGCAGGCCATAGCAGACATTCGCGAAATGATTGCCAAGGTGGCCCCCTCCGATGCGCGGGTGCTGATTACCGGCGGCAACGGATCAGGAAAGGAACTGGTAGCCCGTCAGATTCACCAGCAAAGTGCGCGCGTCGAAGCACCTTTTGTGGAAGTAAACTGTGCAGCCATTCCGTCTGAACTTATAGAAAGTGAGCTTTTTGGTCACGAAAAGGGCGCCTTTACCTCTGCCATCAAACAGCGCAAAGGAAAATTTGAACAGGCCGATGGAGGCACGTTGTTTCTGGATGAGATTGGCGACATGAGCTTGTCGGCCCAGGCCAAGGTATTGCGCGCTTTGCAGGAAAACAGAATCAATCGGGTAGGGGGAGACAAAGACATTACCGTGAATGTGCGCGTACTGGCCGCCACCAACAAAGACCTCCGAAAGGAAATCAGCGATGGCAAGTTTCGCGAAGATCTCTTTCATCGTTTGAGTGTGATTCTCATACACGTTCCGTCACTCAACGAGCGCAAGGACGATATACCGGTACTCACCGAGTATTTTGTGGATCAGTTGGTTGAAGAGCAAGGGTTGCTGAAGAAGACTTTTACACCCGAAGCCATCGAAGCGCTGCAGGAAGTGAATTGGACCGGAAACATTCGCGAACTGCGCAACATCATTGAGCGCCTGCTGATACTGGGCGGTAAGGAAGTGTCTGCCAGCGACGTGAAAACCTACGCCAATCCGGCAGTGGCCTAG
- a CDS encoding phosphatase: MLIADVDRNKGYYKRVFQSKVPVRLGEGGINDNIITEEAFERGLLALKNQIIRLKSEGCEQAYAFGTSALRTASNGKEFVDKVAELFDLHIEVIDGDREAQMIYKGVKLSLDLGQEKCLIMDIGGGSNEFIIANQDEIFWKKSYRLGVSRLLQWLKPSDPITGDEIEKLTTRLSDEMADLFEACRVHGVKTLVGSSGSFDSLADMICINLHKHEPDDDRKFYDFELSDYNHVKEMILTSSKEKRLEMRGLHRIRVDLIVMAVVMIDLVMARCDVSRMRQSAYSLKEGILFDLLEGNL; encoded by the coding sequence ATGCTCATTGCCGATGTAGACCGCAACAAAGGCTATTACAAGCGCGTCTTTCAATCTAAAGTACCGGTGCGATTGGGCGAAGGAGGAATCAACGACAACATCATTACCGAAGAGGCTTTTGAACGGGGGTTGCTGGCGCTTAAAAATCAGATTATCCGGCTTAAAAGCGAGGGTTGTGAGCAAGCCTACGCTTTCGGAACTTCGGCACTTCGCACTGCCTCCAACGGAAAAGAATTTGTGGACAAAGTGGCCGAGCTCTTCGATTTGCACATTGAGGTAATTGATGGCGACCGCGAAGCCCAGATGATTTACAAAGGCGTGAAACTCTCACTCGACCTGGGGCAGGAGAAATGCCTTATTATGGATATAGGTGGTGGTAGCAACGAGTTTATCATTGCCAATCAGGACGAGATTTTCTGGAAAAAGAGCTACCGTCTTGGCGTATCGCGTCTGCTTCAATGGCTGAAGCCCTCCGACCCCATCACCGGGGATGAGATTGAAAAGCTCACAACGAGGCTGTCCGACGAAATGGCTGATCTTTTTGAAGCCTGCCGAGTGCACGGTGTAAAAACGCTGGTTGGCTCCTCAGGATCGTTTGATTCACTGGCCGACATGATTTGCATCAACCTCCATAAGCACGAGCCGGATGACGACCGAAAGTTCTATGACTTTGAATTGTCGGATTACAACCATGTGAAGGAAATGATTCTCACATCCAGTAAGGAAAAAAGACTGGAAATGAGAGGGCTTCATCGCATCAGGGTGGATCTGATTGTGATGGCCGTGGTGATGATAGACCTTGTGATGGCGCGTTGCGATGTTTCGCGTATGCGCCAGTCGGCCTATTCGCTGAAAGAAGGAATACTGTTTGATTTACTCGAAGGAAACCTGTAA